From Microcaecilia unicolor chromosome 11, aMicUni1.1, whole genome shotgun sequence, the proteins below share one genomic window:
- the OGFOD2 gene encoding 2-oxoglutarate and iron-dependent oxygenase domain-containing protein 2 isoform X1 has translation MAKTPSPEACPSQSKTFYVCACFYRENIFLEDYKVHVRYLHEQQFRRDYETVLKNRGCRNSDQFKSVLEKIEKEVQRRQLLAQESMERKEIIAKCYRPLHPKVYVLHDTFLAPEFLETVKFCTSPEADLEGLLRRIQSVSDKRIYCLPVFVPEYCNELMEELENFEQSEMPKGRPNTMNNYGVLLNELGFDETFVTPLRERYLQPLTSLLYPDCGGGCLNSHKAFVVKYSMQEDLDLSCHYDNAEVTLNVCLGKEFTDGNLYFSDMKQVPDNERRYTEVEHVVTQGLLHRGQQRHGALPISSGERWNLIVWMRSAAVRNQLCPMCDREPELVQTVGFGDGFTQEKATTSPKTVDVCAVI, from the exons ATGGCCAAGACCCCGAGCCCTGAAGCCTGTCCCTCCCAGAGTAAAACCTTCTATGTCTGTGCCTGCTTTTATAGAGAAAACATCTTCCTGGAGGATTATAAGGTGCACGTCCGATACCTGCACGAGCAGCAGTTCAGAAGAGACTACGAAACG GTTTTAAAAAATCGTGGCTGCCGTAACAGTGATCAGTTTAAAAGTGTGCTGGAAAAG ATAGAAAAGGAAGTCCAGAGAAGGCAGTTGTTGGCTCAGGAGTccatggaaagaaaagaaatcattGCTAAGTGTTACAGACCATTACATCCCAAAGTGTATGTTTTACAC GATACATTCTTGGCTCCGGAGTTTTTGGAAACTGTTAAGTTCTGTACATCTCCAGAAGCGGACTTGGAAGGCCTGCTGAGACGCATTCAATCCGTATCAG ataagAGAATCTATTGCCTTCCAGTGTttgttccagaatactgcaatgaATTAATGGAAGAACTGGAGAATTTTGAACAGTCCGAGATGCCTAAAGGCCGGCCAAACACAATGAATAATTATGGG GTCTTACTAAACGAGCTAGGGTTTGATGAGACCTTTGTTACCCCACTACGCGAGAGATACCTACAGCCTCTGACATCCCTGTTGTACCCTGACTGTGGTGGAGGCTGCCTCAACAGCCACAAAGCCTTTGTGGTGAAGTACTCCATGCAGGAAGACCTGGATTTGAGCTGCCATTACGACAATGCAGAAGTGACACTGAATGTGTGCCTGGGGAAGGAATTCACAGATGGAAACCTGTATTTCTCGGACATGAAACAG GTTCCAGATAATGAAAGGCGTTACACAGAAGTGGAACACGTGGTAACTCAGGGCTTGCTTCACCGAGGGCAGCAGAGACACGGGGCCCTTCCCATCTCAAGTGGTGAGCGCTGGAACCTCATTGTATGGATGAGATCTGCAGCTGTGCGCAATCAGCTCTGCCCCATGTGTGACAGAGAGCCGGAACTGGTGCAGACTGTGGGCTTTGGGGATGGATTCACACAAGAAAAGGCCACCACTTCACCCAAGACGGTAGATGTCTGTGCCGTAATCTAA
- the OGFOD2 gene encoding 2-oxoglutarate and iron-dependent oxygenase domain-containing protein 2 isoform X2 — translation MAKTPSPEACPSQSKTFYVCACFYRENIFLEDYKVHVRYLHEQQFRRDYETVLKNRGCRNSDQFKSVLEKIEKEVQRRQLLAQESMERKEIIAKCYRPLHPKVYVLHDTFLAPEFLETVKFCTSPEADLEGLLRRIQSVSVFVPEYCNELMEELENFEQSEMPKGRPNTMNNYGVLLNELGFDETFVTPLRERYLQPLTSLLYPDCGGGCLNSHKAFVVKYSMQEDLDLSCHYDNAEVTLNVCLGKEFTDGNLYFSDMKQVPDNERRYTEVEHVVTQGLLHRGQQRHGALPISSGERWNLIVWMRSAAVRNQLCPMCDREPELVQTVGFGDGFTQEKATTSPKTVDVCAVI, via the exons ATGGCCAAGACCCCGAGCCCTGAAGCCTGTCCCTCCCAGAGTAAAACCTTCTATGTCTGTGCCTGCTTTTATAGAGAAAACATCTTCCTGGAGGATTATAAGGTGCACGTCCGATACCTGCACGAGCAGCAGTTCAGAAGAGACTACGAAACG GTTTTAAAAAATCGTGGCTGCCGTAACAGTGATCAGTTTAAAAGTGTGCTGGAAAAG ATAGAAAAGGAAGTCCAGAGAAGGCAGTTGTTGGCTCAGGAGTccatggaaagaaaagaaatcattGCTAAGTGTTACAGACCATTACATCCCAAAGTGTATGTTTTACAC GATACATTCTTGGCTCCGGAGTTTTTGGAAACTGTTAAGTTCTGTACATCTCCAGAAGCGGACTTGGAAGGCCTGCTGAGACGCATTCAATCCGTATCAG TGTttgttccagaatactgcaatgaATTAATGGAAGAACTGGAGAATTTTGAACAGTCCGAGATGCCTAAAGGCCGGCCAAACACAATGAATAATTATGGG GTCTTACTAAACGAGCTAGGGTTTGATGAGACCTTTGTTACCCCACTACGCGAGAGATACCTACAGCCTCTGACATCCCTGTTGTACCCTGACTGTGGTGGAGGCTGCCTCAACAGCCACAAAGCCTTTGTGGTGAAGTACTCCATGCAGGAAGACCTGGATTTGAGCTGCCATTACGACAATGCAGAAGTGACACTGAATGTGTGCCTGGGGAAGGAATTCACAGATGGAAACCTGTATTTCTCGGACATGAAACAG GTTCCAGATAATGAAAGGCGTTACACAGAAGTGGAACACGTGGTAACTCAGGGCTTGCTTCACCGAGGGCAGCAGAGACACGGGGCCCTTCCCATCTCAAGTGGTGAGCGCTGGAACCTCATTGTATGGATGAGATCTGCAGCTGTGCGCAATCAGCTCTGCCCCATGTGTGACAGAGAGCCGGAACTGGTGCAGACTGTGGGCTTTGGGGATGGATTCACACAAGAAAAGGCCACCACTTCACCCAAGACGGTAGATGTCTGTGCCGTAATCTAA